In the Juglans microcarpa x Juglans regia isolate MS1-56 chromosome 6D, Jm3101_v1.0, whole genome shotgun sequence genome, one interval contains:
- the LOC121235124 gene encoding LOW QUALITY PROTEIN: electron transfer flavoprotein subunit alpha, mitochondrial (The sequence of the model RefSeq protein was modified relative to this genomic sequence to represent the inferred CDS: inserted 1 base in 1 codon) produces MATRAMLRAFSKPTFPCRTSQYLSLASVSRSASTLVLAEHEAGSIRAPSVSAVVAANVLSKDNSISVLLAGSGPSLQEAATHAASCHPSVSQVLVADSDKFTHPIAEPWAKLVHLVQQRGDYSHIIAPSGSFGKNILPRAAALLDVSPITDVIEIAESDLFVRPIYAGNALCTVRYTGANPCMLTIRSTSFPVSPTLADSKSKEAPISQVDLSTFGEDSIGNSRYIKQTSQDTERPDLGNARIVITGGXGLKSAENFKMIEKLAEKLGAAVGATRAAVDAGFVPNDLQVGQTGKIVAPELYMAFGVSGAIQHLAGMRDSKVIVAVNKDADAPIFQVADYGLVGDLFEVIPELLEKVPERK; encoded by the exons ATGGCAACTCGTGCGATGCTCAGAGCTTTCTCGAAACCCACCTTTCCGTGCCGCACATCCCAGTATCTTTCCCTTGCATCCGTTTCTCGATCC GCTAGCACGCTGGTTCTTGCTGAGCATGAAGCTGGTTCTATCAGGGCACCATCTGTGAGTGCAGTAGTGGCTGCAAATGTTTTAAGCAAGGACAACTCCATTTCCGTGCTATTGGCCGGCTCAGGTCCTTCCCTTCAAGAAGCTGCCACACATGCTGCCTCATGCCATCCTTCAGTTTCTCAG GTGCTTGTAGCTGATTCAGATAAATTTACACATCCAATAGCAGAACCTTGGGCTAAACTAGTCCATTTAGTGCAGCAGAGAGGTGACTACTCGCACATAATTGCACCTTCAGGTTCATTTGGGAAAAACATTCTACCACGTGCAGCTGCTCTTTTAGATGTTTCCCCCATTACAGATGTTATTGAAATAGCTGAGTCTGATCTATTTGTCAG GCCAATATACGCTGGTAATGCACTCTGTACCGTTCGCTACACTGGTGCCAACCCTTGCATGTTGACCATTAGATCCACATCTTTCCCGGTGTCACCAACCTTGGCTGATTCAAAATCTAAGGAGGCTCCTATCTCCCAGGTTGATCTCTCAACCTTTGGTGAAG ATTCTATAGGTAATTCAAGATATATAAAGCAGACATCTCAGGATACAGAACGCCCTGATCTTGGGAATGCACGTATTGTAATCACTGGGG GTGGGTTGAAAAGTGCCGAGAACTTCAAGATGATAGAGAAGCTTGCAGAGAAACTTGGTGCAGCTG TTGGTGCCACCCGTGCTGCTGTTGATGCGGGATTTGTTCCTAATGACCTCCAG GTTGGCCAAACTGGAAAGATTGTTGCCCCCGAGTTATATATGGCTTTTGGTGTATCAGGAGCCATTCAGCACTTGGCAGGCATGAGAGATTCCAAGGTCATTGTTGCAGTGAACAAAGATGCAGATGCACCCATATTTCAG GTTGCTGATTATGGACTCGTAGGTGATCTTTTTGAGGTGATACCAGAATTGCTCGAGAAGGTTCCGGAGAGAAAATAA
- the LOC121234045 gene encoding vascular-related unknown protein 4-like, which yields MEKYSMNTMSKPTSSNQRTSEHSSEESGWTEYFEDFSDHKTSNEHSNCSSGSETSSLASDAASLAGKRSDRSEQLAGGRGSSMVKTSKRSSSFKKTKRTGRAPALVENALVDTASSPINMSPKVCDMNEMDMDADERNDIDHANISQEKVVGTSGQIDERSEVRFVGRDSDCTELKKKGLCLVPLSTIVNYLR from the exons ATGGAAAAATACTCCATGAACACTATGAGCAAGCCCACTTCTTCCAATCAAAGAACCTCTGAGCACTCTTCAGAGGAGAGTGGTTGGACTGAGTACTTCGAGGATTTCTCAGATCACAAAACAAGCAACGAACACAGTAATTGCTCTTCTGGTTCTGAGACCTCTTCTCTGGCTTCCGATGCTGCTTCTTTGGCCGGAAAAAGGTCTGACAGGAGTGAACAATTAGCTGGTGGCCGGGGCTCGTCTATGGTTAAAACTAGCAAGAGATCGTCGAGCTTCAAGAAAACGAAAAGAACAGGCCGAGCGCCAGCTTTGGTTGAAAATGCTTTAGTGGATACTGCTAGTTCTCCTATTAACATGAGTCCCAAG GTATGTGATATGAATGAGATGGATATGGATGCTGATGAGCGGAATGATATTGATCATGCAAACATATCTcag GAGAAAGTTGTTGGCACTTCAGGACAGATAGATGAGAGAAGTGAAGTGCGTTTTGTTGGAAGAGACAGCGATTGCACAGAATTGAAGAAGAAGGGCCTTTGCTTAGTTCCTTTGTCTACGATAGTGAATTATCTTCGATGA